The sequence GTGGCGTAGCCGTTGTTCTCGCAGACGAACAGCACCGGCACCCGCCAGAGCGCGGCCAGGTTGAACGCCTCCAGCAGCATTCCCTCGTTGACCGCGCCGTCACCGAAGAAGGTCGCCCCCACCAGGTCGTCGCCGCGCCGCCGGCGCGCCCACACCGCTCCGGTGAGGATCGCGCCGGCGGCCCCGACGATGGCGTTGGCGCCGAGCACCCCGACGCCGAAGTCGGCGGCGTGCATCGACCCGCCCCGGCCCCGGTTGAGCCCGGTGGCCCGGCCGCAGAGCTCGGCGAGCATCCGGGCCGGGTCGGCACCCTTCGCGAGCACGTGCCCGTGCCCGCGATGGGTGCCGGTCACCAGGTCGCCGCCGCGCAGCGCCGCGCAGACCCCGGCGGCGATCCCCTCCTGCCCGAGGTACGGGTGGATGCCGCCGACGATCTCCCCGGCGCGGACCAGCTCGATGGCCCGCTCCTCGAAGCGGCGGATCAGCCGTACCGTGCGGTAGAGCCGGACCGGGTCGTGGGTCACGCCGGCCGCCCCGCGCGGTCGCGCCAGATGACCGGGCAGAAATCGGGGTCGGCGTAGTCCGGCCGCCCCTCGGGGGTGCGGCGGACCAGCACGTCGTGGTTGTACGCGGCGAGCGTGCCGTCGGAGAGCGGGTACTCGCGCCAGGCGTTGCCGCCGTCCTGCAGATGCAGCGAGATGGCCCGGCGGGGTCGGCCGCTGACGTTCGCGCCGCTGCCGTGGTAGATCCGGCAGTGGTGGAAGCTCATGTGACCCTTCGGGATCACCATGGGGATCTTGCGGATCTCCGCCTGGTTGTACGCGGCGTTCTCGGCGAGCATCTCCTCGAGCTGGTCGCGGTCCCGCTCGGCGAAGTGCCGGACCACCGTGTCGTCGGCGCCGATCTCCCGCCAGCGGTGCGATCCGTCGACCATGGTGATGGTGCCCATCTCCTCGCCGCAGTCGTGGAAGGGGATGAACGCGGTGAGCATGTTCTCCGAGGAGGAGGACGCCCAGTAGTGCTTGTCGAAGTGCCAGGGCACGATATTGGACGGCTCGCCGGAGATCGGCGGCTTGTAGATCAGCGTGGACTGGAAGATCCGGATCTCGTCGGCCTGCGCGAGCCGGGCGGCGACCGCCCCGATCAGCGGCTTGCGCAGGATCCGGCTGATCGCGTCGTGCTCGTGGTGCACGTAGTCGTTGTGCCGTTGCACGTCGCCCCGGCTCGGCTCCCAGTACGCCAGCTTCGGCGGCCGGACGGGCAGCCGGCGGTCGCGTTCCCCGGCGTAGTAGCGGTCGGTCGCCGCGACGAGCTGGTCCACCTCGTCGTCGGTGAGCAGCTTCTTCGACAGGTACCAGCCGTGTTCGGCGTAGTGGCGGACGTCGGAGTCGGAGGGCAGCAGCGCCTCCTCCTCGGCGGTCAGCGCGGGTTCGATCGTCGTCATGCCCCCACCTCCTGTGGTTGCGCCGCGGTCGCGGCCGCAAGTTCCCGTTCCTTGGCCTCGTAGAGCGCCTTGATGTTGCCGCTGCCGAAGGTGGTCGCCCCGCGCCGCTCGATGAGTTCGAGGAAGAGGGTGCGCCGCACGTGCATCGACTCGGTGAAGATCTGCAGCAGCTGGCCGCCGTGGTCGGAGTCGACCAGGATGCTCAGGTCGCGCAGCCGGTCCAGTGGCGCGTCGACCGGTCCGACCCGCTGCTCGAGGTCGTCGTAGTAGGCGGCCGGGGTGCCGGCGAAGCGCACCCCCCGGTCGGCGAGCGCGCCGACCGCGGTGACGATGTCGTCGGTGCGCAGCCCGAGGTGCTGCACCCCGGCGCCGGCATGCCAGCGCAGGAAGTCCTCGATCTGCCCGGGCCGCCGGCTGGTGTCCGGCTCCAGCAGCACGACGGTGACCCGCCGGGACGGGCTCTGCACCACCTTCGAGTTCATCGCCTGCCCGGCGACCTCGATGTGCTCCTCGAAGATCTGGGCGAAGCCGAAGACCTCCTCGTAGTGCCGCACCGTCTCGTCGAGCTGGCCGGGCGGCACGCAGACCGCCAGGTGGTCGATCTCGGCGAGCAGCTTGTCGTCGTCGGCGGCCGGCAGCGGCTCGATCACCCCGGGCAGGAACTCCGTCCGGTCGCCGCGCCGCTCGACCAGCCGGTGCAGCACGTCGCCGAAGCCGCCGACCTCGGCGATCACCACCTCGGCGTCCGCGCCGGTGCGGGTGCGCGGCGGGGTCACCCCGGTCGCACCCCGGGCCACCAGCTCCGCGTACGCCCCGGCGGCGTCGTCGACCTCCAGGCCGACCACCGCGATGCCGTCGCCGTGCCGTTGCACGTACGCCGAGGCGGGATGCTCGGCGGTGAGCCCGGAGGTGAGCAGCATCCGGATGTCGGCGTGCGCCAGCAGCAGCGAGCGCTGGTCGGTCAGCCCGGTCTCGGGTCCGCCCTGGCCGCGCAGCCGGAAACCGACGGCCGTGCCGAAGTAGAAGGCGGCCTGCCGGGCGTCCCCCACGTACAGTTCGATGTGGTCTATTCCGTTGATGTCCATCTGTCAGCCCTTCCCCATGTCCCCCCGTGCCTGCCGGCCCGGGCGCCCGTCGCCCGGGATGGAACGTCGGATCACCTCCCCGGCGCACCGGCGGCCCGCCGGAGCAGCAGGCTGACGTTCTGGCCGCCGAACCCGAACGAGTTGGTCAGCGCGTGCTCGGCCCGGGTGGCCCGGGGCGCGGCGCACACGTGGTCCGCCGCGCAGTCCGGGTCCGGGTCGTCGAGGTGATAGGTGGGCGGCAGCAGCCCGCGACCGAGCGCGAGCGCGGTGGCCGCCGCCTCCAGCACCCCGGACGCGCCGAGCAGGTGCCCGGTGAGCCCCTTGGTGGAGCTGACCGGCACCCCGCCGATGCCGAACACCTCCGCGAGGGCGGTGGTCTCGGCGATGTCACCGAGCTTCGTGCCGGTGCCGTGCGCGTTGACGTAGCCGACCTGGGCCGGCTCCACGCCGCCGCTGGCCAGGGCGCGGCGCATGCAGGCGGCCGCACCGGCGCCGTCCGGCCGGGGCGCGGTCGGGTGGTAGGCGTCGGTGTTCACCCCGTAGCCGGCGACCTCGGCGTAGCCGGTGACGCCCCGGGCGGCGGCGTGCTCGGCGCGTTCCAGCACCAGCAGCGCCGCCCCCTCGGCGAGGACGAACCCGTTGCGCCGCTTGTCGAACGGGCGGCTCGCCTCGGCGGGATCCGCCCAGCCGCGGGCCAGCGCCCGGGCGTTGCCGAAGGTGTCGGCGAACGTCGGGAAGAGCGGCGCCTCGCTCGCCCCGCAGAGCACCACGTCGGCCTCGCCGGCCCGGATGAGGCGTACCGCGTCGGCGACGGCCTGGGCGCCGGACGCGCACGCCGTGCCCACGGAGGAGCTGTAGCCCCGGATGCCGTGGGCGATGGCGATCCGCGCGGACGGCATGTTCGGCAGGATCCCGGTCAGCAGGTACGGGCTGACCGCGGCCCGGCCGCGGGCGGCCCGCGCGAGGACCTGGGTCTCCAGGGTGGACATGCCGCCGACCCCGCCGACGATCACCCCGATCCGGTCCGGGTCGACGTCCCGCCCCACCTCGAGGTTGGCGTCGGCGAGCGCCTCGGCGGCGGTGAGCAGGGCGAGCAGCACGATCCGGTCGAGCACCTTGGTCTCCGGCCCGGAGGTGACGCTGCGCGGGTCGATCTCCGGCAGCACCCCGGCCACCTCCAGGCAGTCCCGGGCCGGGTGCCCCTCGGGCGGGCGGCGCAGCCCGGACCGGCCGCTGGTGAGCGCCGCGAAGGTCTCCTCGACGCCCCGCCCGGCCGGGGTGAACAGCCCCATGCCGGTGATGACGGCGGTCATGACGGCGACTCGGTCAGGTAGCGCTCGCGCAGCGCCACCTTGCGAACCTTGCCGGTGACAGTGACCGGCATTTCGTCGGCGCGCACCGGCACCACCCGGCGCAGGGTCGCGCCCACGTCCGGCCCGAGCGCCGCCCGGATCCGCTCGGTGCGGTCCTCCGCCGGGTCCGCCCCGGCGACCAGCTCGAGCAGCACGTCGGTGACGACCGCGCCGGGTCGCGGCGGGGCATGAGATTCGCCGAGCCGGAGTGGTCGTACGGTCCCGTCGCTCTCCTTGACGATCACCACGGTGCAGTCGGTGACGTCGGGGCAGGCGGCGAGGATCCGCTCCTCGGACAGGGCGGTGAAGAAGCGCCGCCCGTCGCCGACGTCGACCGAGTCGACCGCCCGGTCCAGGTGGTGGTAGCGCCCCTCGGCGTCGGCGTACACCAGGTCGCCGGTGAGGTACCAGCCGCGCAGCCGGGACCGGTAGGTGGTGACCGAGTCGTTCCAGTAGCCGCGGAACAGCGACGGCGAGTCGATGCCGAGCCAGCCGACCTGCCCGGGCGGCAACTCGTCGCCGTCGTCGTCGAGGACGGCGACCTTGGTGAACTGGTACGGGCGGCCGATGCAGCGGCCGTACCGGTCGGTGTCGACGGTGTGGGTGATGTGGAACATCGAGTGCCCCATCTCGCTGGAACCGAGCCCGTCGATGAAGACCGACCCGGGCACCCGGGTCACCCCGGCGCGGGTCATCACGTCCCGCGAGCCGACCTTGACCAGCCGGCGCACGTGCGGCTCGTGGCTGCAGTCGCCGGTGTTGAACCACAGCCGCACCGAGTCCAGGTCGTACGCGGACAGGTCGAAGCGGGCCAGCTCCGCCCAGGTGACGGAGAACCCGAAGACGCCGTCGGGTCGCCAGCGTTGAATCGCGTCGAGCACCCGCTCGCCGCCCTGCTCGGAGAGAAGGAACATCTCCGCCCGGTTGCCCAGCGCCTGGTTGACCATCAGCACGGTCGCGGTGTGCGGGGCGGGCAGCGCGTTGAGGATCCGGCTGGTGCCCTGCGCCTGCGGCATGGACAGCAGGTGTCGGGTGGCGGCGAAGAGGCTGGCGTGCGAGTGCAGCACCGCCTTCGGCACCCCGGTGGTGCCGGAGGTGTGGGTGATGACGATCGGATCGTCAGCATGGTGCCGGTAGTGCTTCGGGGCGGCGACCGGGTGGCCGGTGCCGGCCTCGGCGGGCTGGCCGAGCAGCGGGGCGCCCAGGTCGTGCCCCTGAAGGGCCTCGGCATGGGCGGCGTCGGCGAGCACCCCGCCCGCGCGTAGCCGGCGGATGTACTCGGCGGCGATCTCGGGGCGCAGCTTGCCGTTCATCAGCGCGGGGATCGCGCCGAGCCGGGCCAGCGCCAGGAACGACAGCACCATGTCGGCGGCCGTGCCGGCCCAGACGGCGATCGGGTCGCGCGGTCCGACCCCGCGCTCGTGCAGCCAGGCGGCCCGCGCGGCGACCAGCTCGTCGAGCTGGCCCAGGGTCAGCGGGTGCTCGCCCGGATGGCCGTCGACCGGCGAGTCGAAGGTGAGCCCCGGCCCGTCCGGGTCGGCGCCGTGCGCCAGCACCCGGGCGAGCACGTTGCCGGCGCCCAGCGCGGGATCCGCGGCCAACGCGCCGCGTAGTCCCTTCGTCCTCATTGCGGTGTACCTCCCCCCAGCAGCACCGCGACCGCCTCGCCCGGCGTACCGTCGGGTGCCTGTTCGACAAGGACCAGCAACGCCTCGTCGGCGTCGCCGTCGTACCGCAGCAGTTCCGCCTCCGCGATGCCGTCGGCCCGCGGATCGCCGGTCGGGCTCAGGCAGACCACCGGCCCGTCCAGTCCCCAGCGCGCCGCGACGTGCCCGGCGACGCTGTTCGGCACCGACTGGAAGAAGAACAACGGCCCGACCCGGCCGCCGGCGGCGACGGTGGCCCGGACGTGCTCCGCGCTGGCCCGGTCCCCGCTCGCGCTGACCAGCACCACCGCCGTCCGGTTGCCCGCCGGCGCCGGCCGTCGCCCATACCGCCGCGCCAGGCACCGCTCGGCGACCGCCACCACCAGCGGCGCGAACACCGAGTGCACGAACCCCGGCACCGGATCCGGCCCCCCGTCTCCGGGTTCCGGCCACCGCGCCTCAGCCAGCACCCGCACCCCTTCTCGCGATCTTGCAGTTGCTGTCGCCGATTCGCGGCTTTCGTCCGGCTCTGCGGGGCCGAAAGTGCAAGATCGCGGGGCGGGGGCGGGGGCGGTCACGGGGCACCTACCAGGAGGGCGGTGTTGGCGCCGCCGAAGGCGGCGTTCAGGGTCAGGGCGTGGGGGGTCGGGGCGGGGCGGGGGGTGGGGGTGATGACGTCCAGGGGACAGGTTTCGTCGGGGGCTAGGTAGCCGGCGTTGACCGGCAGCTCGCCGTGGCGCAGCGCCAGCACCGTGACCACCAGTTCGAGCAGGCCGGAGGCTTCGAGCGCGTGCCCGTGCACCGACTTGGTGGAGCTGACCGGGATCCGGCCCGCCAGGTCGCCGAACACCCGGCGCAGCGCCGCCGCCTCCGACGCGTCGCTGTACGGCGTGCCGGTGGCGTTGGCGTTGACGTAGCCGACCGCCTCGGCCGGCACCCCGGCCCGGCGCAGCGCCGCGGCCACCGCGCGGGCCAGCCCGCCGCCGTCGGGGTCGGGCTGGCACGGGTGGTACGCGTCCCCGGCCCGGCCCCACCCGCGTACGGTGGCGAGCACCGCCGCATCCCGCTGGGCGGCGGCGGTGGCCGACTCCAGCACCACCGCGACCACCCCGTCGCCGAGCAGCAGCCCCTGCCGGCCGGCGCTGAACGGGCGGACCGCTCCGTCGACGGCGAACGCCCGACCGGCGTCGAAGAGCGCGTATTGGTCCGGTTCGACCAGGTAGCCGGCCGCGACGACGACCCGGTCCAGGTCACCCCGGCCGATCAGGGTCGCCGCGTCGGCGACCGCGATGCTGGCCGACACGCAGGCGGTGGTGTAGACGCGGGTCCGGTCGGCCAGCCCGCACCGGCGGGCCAGGTGACCGGCGAGCGCCGGCACCTCCGGGCCGCCGCCGGGCAGTGAGGGCGGCCCGCCGTGGGTGGCGAGGAACAGCGCCGACTCCGCCCGCCGCGCCCGGTCCAGGCCGGCCGCCCGCCAGGCGGTGTCGACCGCGTCGGCCAGCTCGTCGGCCAGCGGACCGGCCTCCGGCAGCGTGGCCGCCACGGTGACCCGGCGGCCGGCGGTGTCGAACCGGCGTACCGGGGCGAACGCCGGGGCGCCGGCGAGCACCCCGGCGAGCAGCGCGTCGGCGCCGCGGCCGAGGGCGCTGAGCGCGTGTACGCCGGTGATCTGAACGCGCTCCCGCTCAGCCATCAGCGGGGGCGGTCAGCGAGGTGTGGAACACCGCCAGGGCGTCGTCGACGGTGCGGATGCCGGCGAGCTGGTCGTCGGTCAGCTCCATCCGGCGGTCGTAGCGTTGCTCGACGAGGTGCACCAGCCAGGCCAGCTCCAGCGAGCCGATCCGGTCCGACACCTGGTCGACGGGTTTCGCGGTCAGTTCGGCGAGCATGCTCACCAGGTCGGCTCGCCCCAGGTCGGGCTGGCCAGCCATCAGGCGGCGTCGCTCGTCGCGCCGGCCACCCGGTCGGCGACCATCGTGGTGAACTCGCCGACCGTCATCAGGGCCAGCTGCTCCGACTCGTCGTCGGCGAACTTCAGGCCGTACCGGTCCTCGACCCGCACCGCCAGGTCGGCCAGGGCCAGCGACTCGAGGTCGACGCCGGACGGGCCGAGGGTGGTGTCGTCGTCGATGTCCTCGACGTCGTAGTTCATGTCGGCGAGCTGCTCGATGACGAAGGTGCGGACCTCGTCTCGCATGGCGTTAACCTCTTTCCGTGAACCAGCTACCGGTGCCCGGAGGGGACACCGTGTACGTGTGGACCGGCCGTACCGCCGGCGATCGGCCGGAGCTGGTGCGGCGGCTGCTGCGGCGCGCGGGTGGCGCGCTGCTCGGCCGGTCCGAGGTGGAGATCGGGGTGCGGCGGGCGCCCGGCGGGCGGCCCGAGGTGTACGTCGGCGACGGGCGGACGCTGCCGGTGAGCGTCAGCCACACCGACGATCTGGTGGTGGTCGCCGCCCGGGCGGGTGGTCCCGTCGGGGTGGACGTCGAGCGGCGCCGGTCGCTGCCCGCCGCGCGACTGGCCGACCGCTGGTACGACCCCGCGGAGGCGGCCTGGCTGCGGGCCCGGGCGGAGGCCGGCCGGGACCTGGACTTCCTGCGGCTGTGGACGGCGAAGGAGGCGGTCGGCAAGGCGTTCGGCACGGGGCTGCGCGACGGCGGGCTGCGCCGCCGGATGCCGGTGCCCGACGGCCCGGGTGACCTGCTGCGCCCGGTGCCCGACACCGCCGGCGGCCTGCTGCGCCCGGTGCCCGGCTGCCCCGGCGTACGGGTGGGCCACCCGGCAACCGGGGACGGCCTGGTGCTCGCGGTGGCGGTCCTCGGGGCGGCCGGGGTGGTCGACGTCGTCCTCGCGTAGCGGGCCGGTCATGACGCCGCGTCCCGCAACGCGGCGGCGGAGCGGACCAGCTTGCCGGTGGTGGTCCGCGGCAACTGGTCGAGCAGGTGCAGGGTGCGGGGTCGCTTGTAGCCGGCGAGGCGCTCGGCGAGCAGCTTGTCCAGGGTCTCCTCGGACAGCGGCCCGTCGGGCTGCACGTACGCGGTGATCCCGTCGTCCCAGACCACCACCGCGGCGCCCACCCCGGGCAGCTCGGCGACGGTGGTCTCCACCTCGGTGAGGTCCACCTTCATGCCGCCGACCGACACCTGCGAGTCGAGGCGGCCCTTGACGGTGACCAGCCCGGTGTCCGGGTCGACGGTGCCGGCGTCCCGGGTGTGCAGCCAGCCGTCGGCCCAGCGGGTCGGGTCGCTGAGCCCCACGTACGGGGACGCCGGGCAGCTCACCTGCAGCTCGCCACCGCGTTCGCGGACCTGGATGCCGGGCGCCGGGGCGATGGCGGGACGGTGTGCCCCGTACAGGTCGGTGCCGATGACGCCGACCTCGGTCATCCCGTACATGTTGCCCAGCGGTACGCCGTAGCGGTCGGTGAAGGCGCGCGCGACGGCGGCCGGGACCAGCTCGCCGCCGGTGGTCATCCGCTTGAGCTGCGGCAACTTCCCGGGCGGGGTGGTGGAGGCGAGCAGCCCGATGTGGAACGGCACGCCGAGCACGGTGGCCGGGCTGTCCTGGGCGGCGACGGCGGCGAGGATCGCGTCGCCGCCGAGCCGCTCCGGCGGGCAGAGCTCGACGCCGGCGTGCAGCCCGTACAGCAGGCCGCCGACGAGGCCGAGCACGTGCACCATGGAGGGCAGCAGGATGATCCGCTCGCCGGGCAGCGCCACCCCGTCGATCCGGGTGTACCGGTGCACCTCACCGACCAGGTCCTCGGCGGTCCGGCCGATCACCTTGGACGGCCCGGTCGAGCCGGAGCTGAGCTGGATGACCGCGTGCGAGCTGCCGGCCGGGCGGTCGGAGTAGGGCGTGATGCCCTCGGTGACGTCGACGAAGACGCGCAACGCTCCCCCGCCGGCCTTGACCGGGGCCACCACCACCTGCGGGGTGAGCCGGCGCAGGGCCCGGTCGACCTCGTGGTCGGTGAGCCGGTGGTCCAGCAGGATGGCCTGGGCGCCGCTGCGCCAGGTGGCGAGCAGGTTCACCACGTACGCCAGCGACGGCGGCAGCCGCAGCGCGGCGGCGCCCCCGCGGCGCAGGCCGGCCTCGGCCAGCCGGGTCTGCGCCTCGCCCACCAGGCGACGCAGGGTGCCCTTGTCGACCGGCTCGGGCAGGCGTAGACATACGTCGTCGGAGTGCCCGGTGAACAGAACCTCGTCCACCCAGCCCGCCGCTGCCGCCGAAGGATCTTTCGCTGCAGATTGCCCAGTCACGACCGCCCACCACCCAGCCTCAAAGTGGGCGAAATCCGCCCAACAGGTGTGCTTCCCGGGGTGCTGACGGAACCCTACGACAGCCCTTCGAAACATCTCCACATGCAAATGGGTAGATCAAGAAGAGCGGCTGGGTGGATTGCCGATGCTCGATCGGCCAGGCAGGATCGACGGGTACGCCGGCCCCAGTACACCGCCGGCCGCCGCGCCCTGCGCCCACACGGGCTCAAATGCGGCCGCGTTGGGATAAAACTGGTGATCTTCGCGCCAACCGGGCAGGCACCGTGGCTGGGTGAAGTCCCTACGGTCAGGGCAATCTGGCTTCCAGAACGCCGTCGATGACCCGCACGGGCAGCACCTGCTGGTCGGTGCCAGCTGGGCCGTGCACAACCTCTCCGTCCTTCAGTTGGAAGGTACTGCCGTGCCAGGGGCAGACGACGCAGGGCTGCCCGTCGACCTGGACCACCCTCCCTGGTCGAGCGGCCCGCTCTGGTGGGCGCAGCGGGCAAGCATCACGGCGATGTCGCTGCCGTCGCGGTAGACCACCACGGGCACGTCGTCGACCCGCCGGGCCAACAGCTGGGCCTCGGGCAGCTCAACAGTGCCGTGCGCATGGCGCCGCCCTTACCCCGCTACCCGACCGTCAAACCGGGCTCCATCGCCGGTCACCCTGGCGGTGGTGGGGCAGCGCCGCGCAGCACCAGCGCGCTGTTGAAGCCGTCGAAGCCGCGCGCCCCGACCAGCGCCACCCGGCTGCGCGGCGGGCGGGGTGACCGCAGGAAGGGCAGGTCGCATCCCTCGGCGGGCCACTCCGGGCCGGCCGAGGCGGGCAGCAGGTTGTGGTGGAAGGCGAGCAGCGCGGTGGCCGCGTCCAGCGCCGATCCGCCCTGGTGAGCCCGGCCGGTCAGCGGCTTCTGGGTGGTCACCGGCGGAGTGTGGGCGCCGAACACGGCGCGCAGGGCGGCCGCCTCGGCCCGGTCGTACGCGGGCACGCCGAGCGCGTCCGGCCAGACCACGTCCACGTCG comes from Micromonospora viridifaciens and encodes:
- a CDS encoding thiamine pyrophosphate-dependent dehydrogenase E1 component subunit alpha, which translates into the protein MTHDPVRLYRTVRLIRRFEERAIELVRAGEIVGGIHPYLGQEGIAAGVCAALRGGDLVTGTHRGHGHVLAKGADPARMLAELCGRATGLNRGRGGSMHAADFGVGVLGANAIVGAAGAILTGAVWARRRRGDDLVGATFFGDGAVNEGMLLEAFNLAALWRVPVLFVCENNGYATTMPVDGAVAGTIVGRAAAFGMPAAAVDGQDPEAVRAATAAAVDRMRAGGGPELLEAHTYRFDAHHTFEHVVRLDYRPPEEVTRGRSRDPVAIQGARLPLSVRESVDAEVEATLAAAVEFALASPAPDPAGALEHLYASGLTARGGS
- a CDS encoding phytanoyl-CoA dioxygenase family protein, which codes for MTTIEPALTAEEEALLPSDSDVRHYAEHGWYLSKKLLTDDEVDQLVAATDRYYAGERDRRLPVRPPKLAYWEPSRGDVQRHNDYVHHEHDAISRILRKPLIGAVAARLAQADEIRIFQSTLIYKPPISGEPSNIVPWHFDKHYWASSSSENMLTAFIPFHDCGEEMGTITMVDGSHRWREIGADDTVVRHFAERDRDQLEEMLAENAAYNQAEIRKIPMVIPKGHMSFHHCRIYHGSGANVSGRPRRAISLHLQDGGNAWREYPLSDGTLAAYNHDVLVRRTPEGRPDYADPDFCPVIWRDRAGRPA
- the hppD gene encoding 4-hydroxyphenylpyruvate dioxygenase; amino-acid sequence: MDINGIDHIELYVGDARQAAFYFGTAVGFRLRGQGGPETGLTDQRSLLLAHADIRMLLTSGLTAEHPASAYVQRHGDGIAVVGLEVDDAAGAYAELVARGATGVTPPRTRTGADAEVVIAEVGGFGDVLHRLVERRGDRTEFLPGVIEPLPAADDDKLLAEIDHLAVCVPPGQLDETVRHYEEVFGFAQIFEEHIEVAGQAMNSKVVQSPSRRVTVVLLEPDTSRRPGQIEDFLRWHAGAGVQHLGLRTDDIVTAVGALADRGVRFAGTPAAYYDDLEQRVGPVDAPLDRLRDLSILVDSDHGGQLLQIFTESMHVRRTLFLELIERRGATTFGSGNIKALYEAKERELAAATAAQPQEVGA
- a CDS encoding beta-ketoacyl-[acyl-carrier-protein] synthase family protein yields the protein MTAVITGMGLFTPAGRGVEETFAALTSGRSGLRRPPEGHPARDCLEVAGVLPEIDPRSVTSGPETKVLDRIVLLALLTAAEALADANLEVGRDVDPDRIGVIVGGVGGMSTLETQVLARAARGRAAVSPYLLTGILPNMPSARIAIAHGIRGYSSSVGTACASGAQAVADAVRLIRAGEADVVLCGASEAPLFPTFADTFGNARALARGWADPAEASRPFDKRRNGFVLAEGAALLVLERAEHAAARGVTGYAEVAGYGVNTDAYHPTAPRPDGAGAAACMRRALASGGVEPAQVGYVNAHGTGTKLGDIAETTALAEVFGIGGVPVSSTKGLTGHLLGASGVLEAAATALALGRGLLPPTYHLDDPDPDCAADHVCAAPRATRAEHALTNSFGFGGQNVSLLLRRAAGAPGR
- a CDS encoding class I adenylate-forming enzyme family protein; its protein translation is MRTKGLRGALAADPALGAGNVLARVLAHGADPDGPGLTFDSPVDGHPGEHPLTLGQLDELVAARAAWLHERGVGPRDPIAVWAGTAADMVLSFLALARLGAIPALMNGKLRPEIAAEYIRRLRAGGVLADAAHAEALQGHDLGAPLLGQPAEAGTGHPVAAPKHYRHHADDPIVITHTSGTTGVPKAVLHSHASLFAATRHLLSMPQAQGTSRILNALPAPHTATVLMVNQALGNRAEMFLLSEQGGERVLDAIQRWRPDGVFGFSVTWAELARFDLSAYDLDSVRLWFNTGDCSHEPHVRRLVKVGSRDVMTRAGVTRVPGSVFIDGLGSSEMGHSMFHITHTVDTDRYGRCIGRPYQFTKVAVLDDDGDELPPGQVGWLGIDSPSLFRGYWNDSVTTYRSRLRGWYLTGDLVYADAEGRYHHLDRAVDSVDVGDGRRFFTALSEERILAACPDVTDCTVVIVKESDGTVRPLRLGESHAPPRPGAVVTDVLLELVAGADPAEDRTERIRAALGPDVGATLRRVVPVRADEMPVTVTGKVRKVALRERYLTESPS
- a CDS encoding beta-ketoacyl synthase chain length factor translates to MRVLAEARWPEPGDGGPDPVPGFVHSVFAPLVVAVAERCLARRYGRRPAPAGNRTAVVLVSASGDRASAEHVRATVAAGGRVGPLFFFQSVPNSVAGHVAARWGLDGPVVCLSPTGDPRADGIAEAELLRYDGDADEALLVLVEQAPDGTPGEAVAVLLGGGTPQ
- a CDS encoding beta-ketoacyl-[acyl-carrier-protein] synthase family protein — encoded protein: MAERERVQITGVHALSALGRGADALLAGVLAGAPAFAPVRRFDTAGRRVTVAATLPEAGPLADELADAVDTAWRAAGLDRARRAESALFLATHGGPPSLPGGGPEVPALAGHLARRCGLADRTRVYTTACVSASIAVADAATLIGRGDLDRVVVAAGYLVEPDQYALFDAGRAFAVDGAVRPFSAGRQGLLLGDGVVAVVLESATAAAQRDAAVLATVRGWGRAGDAYHPCQPDPDGGGLARAVAAALRRAGVPAEAVGYVNANATGTPYSDASEAAALRRVFGDLAGRIPVSSTKSVHGHALEASGLLELVVTVLALRHGELPVNAGYLAPDETCPLDVITPTPRPAPTPHALTLNAAFGGANTALLVGAP
- a CDS encoding acyl carrier protein; amino-acid sequence: MRDEVRTFVIEQLADMNYDVEDIDDDTTLGPSGVDLESLALADLAVRVEDRYGLKFADDESEQLALMTVGEFTTMVADRVAGATSDAA
- a CDS encoding 4'-phosphopantetheinyl transferase family protein; the protein is MNQLPVPGGDTVYVWTGRTAGDRPELVRRLLRRAGGALLGRSEVEIGVRRAPGGRPEVYVGDGRTLPVSVSHTDDLVVVAARAGGPVGVDVERRRSLPAARLADRWYDPAEAAWLRARAEAGRDLDFLRLWTAKEAVGKAFGTGLRDGGLRRRMPVPDGPGDLLRPVPDTAGGLLRPVPGCPGVRVGHPATGDGLVLAVAVLGAAGVVDVVLA
- a CDS encoding class I adenylate-forming enzyme family protein, producing the protein MDEVLFTGHSDDVCLRLPEPVDKGTLRRLVGEAQTRLAEAGLRRGGAAALRLPPSLAYVVNLLATWRSGAQAILLDHRLTDHEVDRALRRLTPQVVVAPVKAGGGALRVFVDVTEGITPYSDRPAGSSHAVIQLSSGSTGPSKVIGRTAEDLVGEVHRYTRIDGVALPGERIILLPSMVHVLGLVGGLLYGLHAGVELCPPERLGGDAILAAVAAQDSPATVLGVPFHIGLLASTTPPGKLPQLKRMTTGGELVPAAVARAFTDRYGVPLGNMYGMTEVGVIGTDLYGAHRPAIAPAPGIQVRERGGELQVSCPASPYVGLSDPTRWADGWLHTRDAGTVDPDTGLVTVKGRLDSQVSVGGMKVDLTEVETTVAELPGVGAAVVVWDDGITAYVQPDGPLSEETLDKLLAERLAGYKRPRTLHLLDQLPRTTTGKLVRSAAALRDAAS
- a CDS encoding Rieske (2Fe-2S) protein; translation: MVQVDGQPCVVCPWHGSTFQLKDGEVVHGPAGTDQQVLPVRVIDGVLEARLP
- a CDS encoding Rieske (2Fe-2S) protein produces the protein MPVVVYRDGSDIAVMLARCAHQSGPLDQGGWSRSTGSPASSAPGTAVPSN